Proteins encoded in a region of the Chelonoidis abingdonii isolate Lonesome George chromosome 2, CheloAbing_2.0, whole genome shotgun sequence genome:
- the ZNF438 gene encoding zinc finger protein 438 isoform X1, with the protein MAVVQCNAHLSIYYLKDKWKSSSGIIRNGKGFQNKSQFRTIAPKMVPKVITSGVVSCLPPVLPEQTNSISSASSKPLIMPTQNYTLMQVAGCEGTFSLVALPHITPALAAQRIQQSNVSPPENLKLPIPRYQSVKNKLLIDKKTIQTSSSSAHNKISSKVQTSTQTPAMTTSTGDLPDAHSTTDKLFIDKKTIQTSSSRTHNKIPSKVQISSQTPAMTTSTGDLPEVHSITDSSEQVILIDHGSTEITVGTLLSENNCVESGSPLLNKTETAEDSISGPSVIKECLSKPVNPSNPVKMSLHSMKSTVEATKGSLITSEKLKEKLVNSANSVTVLSPAIFGNEVQLTQSAPKGKLPILPYSRMKNAMFCKSKQNSNTVAASTPGRRPECEKIPPLVKTFNVSTRVYDKLLAISFAQISKQAPRENTFSPVTKLDVDNLKKLNGVASKRRGRKRRTPDDILAFQTKRRKCIINKFREGKERVKVESKGSRAESVKKYRSIRPKPVVMQALAPLTSAAIIETQTPDCIEQDIFLNDALPNKYLSCKQSGGTPAKQSDLCRNLFSAISKPWHKCHVCNYNFQFKHHLQDHMNTHTNRRPYSCRICLKAYVHSGSLSTHMKLHHNEGRLKKLVCCEFCAKVFGHARVYFGHLKEVHRVVISIEPSTGEQQLQDALKNRDINIKGAEETVERGNKCNFEDLFQSQAEVKLQIKCGRCQFTAQSFAEMKFHLLCFHGEELPGRIKEGILQGGKGAQEELIKHAAHFWKQRKERRNPVKRGTCEEEFYAFPKLKRQIYLHQNNFDTLTKSEVIPSSNSEPGKELQNFGCATQNKKIQIWCKADYNCILCKQVFGRKEGLFSHWQNHHNCEDPSVLWTIFNSFSKEGVIELSNNAEK; encoded by the exons ATGGCAGTGGTGCAGTGCAATGCACATCTTTCCATATATTATCTGAAAG ataaATGGAAATCCTCTTCTGGTAtaataagaaatggaaaaggttttcaGAATAAAAGTCAGTTTAGGACAATTGCACCAAAGATGGTACCTAAAGTTATAACATCAGGGGTGGTGTCTTGTCTTCCACCTGTTCTTCCTGAACAAACTAATTCTATTTCATCTGCAAGCTCTAAACCACTTATAATGCCAACACAAAACTATACTCTAATGCAAGTTGCTGGTTGTGAGGGAACTTTTTCTCTTGTAGCTTTACCACATATCAcccctgcactggcagcacaACGAATCCAACAATCAAATGTGTCCCCTCCTGAAAACCTCAAACTACCCATTCCTAGGTATCAAtctgtaaaaaataaattgttgatTGACAAAAAAACAATTCAAACCTCTTCTTCAAGTGCACATAACAAGATTTCCAGCAAGGTACAAACTTCAACACAGACACCAGCAATGACTACTTCAACTGGAGACCTTCCTGACGCTCATTCTACTACAGATAAGTTGTTCATTGACAAAAAAACAATTCAaacctcttcttcaaggacacaTAACAAGATTCCCAGCAAGGTACAAATTTCATCACAGACACCAGCAATGACTACTTCAACTGGAGACCTTCCTGAAGTTCATTCTATTACAGATTCATCTGAACAAGTTATTTTAATTGATCATGGTTCTACTGAAATTACAGTTGGTACTTTACTCAGTGAAAACAACTGTGTAGAATCTGGATCTcctttattaaacaaaacagaaacggCTGAAGATAGTATTTCGGGACCATCTGTCATTAAGGAATGTTTGTCCAAGCCAGTGAATCCAAGTAATCCTGTGAAAATGAGTCTACATTCCATGAAATCAACTGTTGAAGCCACAAAAGGCTCACTCATAACATCTGAGAAACTTAAAGAAAAACTGGTGAATTCTGCAAATTCTGTCACTGTCCTGTCACCGGCAATATTTGGCAATGAAGTTCAATTGACTCAGTCCGCACCAAAAGGAAAGCTTCCTATTTTGCCATATTCAAGAATGAAAAATGCAATGTTCTGTAAATCTAAACAAAATTCTAACACTGTGGCTGCATCTACTCCTGGGCGAAGACCTGAATGTGAAAAAATACCACCTTTGGTAAAAACCTTTAATGTTTCTACCAGAGTTTATGATAAACTGCTAGCAATATCTTTTGCACAAATCTCCAAACAAGCCCCCCGTGAAAATACCTTCAGTCCAGTCACTAAACTGGATGTTGATAATCTAAAGAAATTGAATGGTGTAGCCTCTAAGAGAAGAGGTAGAAAACGAAGAACCCCAGATGATATATTGGCATTTCAGACCAAAAGAAGAAAGTGCATCATTAATAAATTTAGAGAAGGTAAAGAGAGAGTAAAAGTTGAATCAAAAGGCAGTAGGGCTGAGTCAGTTAAAAAATACCGTAGTATCAGACCAAAACCTGTAGTTATGCAGGCtttagctccactgacttctgcGGCTATAATAGAGACTCAGACTCCTGACTGCATAGAACAAGACATTTTCTTAAATGATGCACttccaaataaatatttaagctGTAAGCAGAGTGGTGGCACTCCTGCTAAACAAAGTGATCTGTGTAGAAATTTATTTTCTGCTATATCTAAGCCGTGGCATAAGTGCCATGTCTGTAACTACAACTTTCAATTTAAACACCATCTTCAGGaccacatgaacacacacacaaatagacgGCCTTATAGCTGTCGAATTTGCCTGAAAGCATATGTTCATTCAGGAAGTCTAAGCACTCACATGAAGCTTCATCACAACGAAGGCAGACTCAAGAAACTTGTGTGTTGTGAGTTTTGTGCCAAAGTATTTGGCCATGCAAGAGTATACTTTGGCCATCTGAAGGAAGTACACAGGGTTGTTATCAGCATCGAGCCCTCCACAGGCGAACAACAACTGCAAGATGCTTTAAAGAATAGAGACATAAATATAAAAGGAGCAGAAGAAACAGTAGAGAG gGGAAATAAATGCAATTTTGAAGATTTATTTCAGAGTCAAGCAGAAGTCAAATTACAGATCAAATGTGGGAGATGCCAGTTTACTGCACAGTCTTTTGCTGAGATGAAGTTTCATTTGTTGTGTTTTCATGGCGAGGAGCTCCCAGGAAGAATAAAAGAAGGAATTTTACAGGGAGGCAAGGGAGCTCAGGAAGAACTGATCAAACATGCAGCTCATTTCTGGAAGCAGCGCAAAGAGAGACGAAATCCAGTCAAACGTGGCACTTGTGAGGAAGAGTTTTATGCTTTTCCAAAactgaaaaggcaaatatatCTTCATCAAAATAATTTTGATACTTTAACCAAAAGTGAGGTTATTCCATCAAGTAACAGTGAACCAGGAAAGGAGTTGCAAAATTTTGGCTGTgccacacaaaataaaaaaattcaaatttggtGTAAAGCTGATTACAACTGCATTTTATGCAAGCAGGTATTTGGAAGAAAAGAGGGGCTTTTCAGTCATTGGCAGAATCATCATAATTGTGAAGACCCCTCTGTTCTTTGGACTATTTTTAATTCATTCTCCAAAGAGGGAGTTATTGAACTTTCTAATAACGCTGAAAAATGA
- the ZNF438 gene encoding zinc finger protein 438 isoform X2, protein MQNPLTLSEDKWKSSSGIIRNGKGFQNKSQFRTIAPKMVPKVITSGVVSCLPPVLPEQTNSISSASSKPLIMPTQNYTLMQVAGCEGTFSLVALPHITPALAAQRIQQSNVSPPENLKLPIPRYQSVKNKLLIDKKTIQTSSSSAHNKISSKVQTSTQTPAMTTSTGDLPDAHSTTDKLFIDKKTIQTSSSRTHNKIPSKVQISSQTPAMTTSTGDLPEVHSITDSSEQVILIDHGSTEITVGTLLSENNCVESGSPLLNKTETAEDSISGPSVIKECLSKPVNPSNPVKMSLHSMKSTVEATKGSLITSEKLKEKLVNSANSVTVLSPAIFGNEVQLTQSAPKGKLPILPYSRMKNAMFCKSKQNSNTVAASTPGRRPECEKIPPLVKTFNVSTRVYDKLLAISFAQISKQAPRENTFSPVTKLDVDNLKKLNGVASKRRGRKRRTPDDILAFQTKRRKCIINKFREGKERVKVESKGSRAESVKKYRSIRPKPVVMQALAPLTSAAIIETQTPDCIEQDIFLNDALPNKYLSCKQSGGTPAKQSDLCRNLFSAISKPWHKCHVCNYNFQFKHHLQDHMNTHTNRRPYSCRICLKAYVHSGSLSTHMKLHHNEGRLKKLVCCEFCAKVFGHARVYFGHLKEVHRVVISIEPSTGEQQLQDALKNRDINIKGAEETVERGNKCNFEDLFQSQAEVKLQIKCGRCQFTAQSFAEMKFHLLCFHGEELPGRIKEGILQGGKGAQEELIKHAAHFWKQRKERRNPVKRGTCEEEFYAFPKLKRQIYLHQNNFDTLTKSEVIPSSNSEPGKELQNFGCATQNKKIQIWCKADYNCILCKQVFGRKEGLFSHWQNHHNCEDPSVLWTIFNSFSKEGVIELSNNAEK, encoded by the exons ataaATGGAAATCCTCTTCTGGTAtaataagaaatggaaaaggttttcaGAATAAAAGTCAGTTTAGGACAATTGCACCAAAGATGGTACCTAAAGTTATAACATCAGGGGTGGTGTCTTGTCTTCCACCTGTTCTTCCTGAACAAACTAATTCTATTTCATCTGCAAGCTCTAAACCACTTATAATGCCAACACAAAACTATACTCTAATGCAAGTTGCTGGTTGTGAGGGAACTTTTTCTCTTGTAGCTTTACCACATATCAcccctgcactggcagcacaACGAATCCAACAATCAAATGTGTCCCCTCCTGAAAACCTCAAACTACCCATTCCTAGGTATCAAtctgtaaaaaataaattgttgatTGACAAAAAAACAATTCAAACCTCTTCTTCAAGTGCACATAACAAGATTTCCAGCAAGGTACAAACTTCAACACAGACACCAGCAATGACTACTTCAACTGGAGACCTTCCTGACGCTCATTCTACTACAGATAAGTTGTTCATTGACAAAAAAACAATTCAaacctcttcttcaaggacacaTAACAAGATTCCCAGCAAGGTACAAATTTCATCACAGACACCAGCAATGACTACTTCAACTGGAGACCTTCCTGAAGTTCATTCTATTACAGATTCATCTGAACAAGTTATTTTAATTGATCATGGTTCTACTGAAATTACAGTTGGTACTTTACTCAGTGAAAACAACTGTGTAGAATCTGGATCTcctttattaaacaaaacagaaacggCTGAAGATAGTATTTCGGGACCATCTGTCATTAAGGAATGTTTGTCCAAGCCAGTGAATCCAAGTAATCCTGTGAAAATGAGTCTACATTCCATGAAATCAACTGTTGAAGCCACAAAAGGCTCACTCATAACATCTGAGAAACTTAAAGAAAAACTGGTGAATTCTGCAAATTCTGTCACTGTCCTGTCACCGGCAATATTTGGCAATGAAGTTCAATTGACTCAGTCCGCACCAAAAGGAAAGCTTCCTATTTTGCCATATTCAAGAATGAAAAATGCAATGTTCTGTAAATCTAAACAAAATTCTAACACTGTGGCTGCATCTACTCCTGGGCGAAGACCTGAATGTGAAAAAATACCACCTTTGGTAAAAACCTTTAATGTTTCTACCAGAGTTTATGATAAACTGCTAGCAATATCTTTTGCACAAATCTCCAAACAAGCCCCCCGTGAAAATACCTTCAGTCCAGTCACTAAACTGGATGTTGATAATCTAAAGAAATTGAATGGTGTAGCCTCTAAGAGAAGAGGTAGAAAACGAAGAACCCCAGATGATATATTGGCATTTCAGACCAAAAGAAGAAAGTGCATCATTAATAAATTTAGAGAAGGTAAAGAGAGAGTAAAAGTTGAATCAAAAGGCAGTAGGGCTGAGTCAGTTAAAAAATACCGTAGTATCAGACCAAAACCTGTAGTTATGCAGGCtttagctccactgacttctgcGGCTATAATAGAGACTCAGACTCCTGACTGCATAGAACAAGACATTTTCTTAAATGATGCACttccaaataaatatttaagctGTAAGCAGAGTGGTGGCACTCCTGCTAAACAAAGTGATCTGTGTAGAAATTTATTTTCTGCTATATCTAAGCCGTGGCATAAGTGCCATGTCTGTAACTACAACTTTCAATTTAAACACCATCTTCAGGaccacatgaacacacacacaaatagacgGCCTTATAGCTGTCGAATTTGCCTGAAAGCATATGTTCATTCAGGAAGTCTAAGCACTCACATGAAGCTTCATCACAACGAAGGCAGACTCAAGAAACTTGTGTGTTGTGAGTTTTGTGCCAAAGTATTTGGCCATGCAAGAGTATACTTTGGCCATCTGAAGGAAGTACACAGGGTTGTTATCAGCATCGAGCCCTCCACAGGCGAACAACAACTGCAAGATGCTTTAAAGAATAGAGACATAAATATAAAAGGAGCAGAAGAAACAGTAGAGAG gGGAAATAAATGCAATTTTGAAGATTTATTTCAGAGTCAAGCAGAAGTCAAATTACAGATCAAATGTGGGAGATGCCAGTTTACTGCACAGTCTTTTGCTGAGATGAAGTTTCATTTGTTGTGTTTTCATGGCGAGGAGCTCCCAGGAAGAATAAAAGAAGGAATTTTACAGGGAGGCAAGGGAGCTCAGGAAGAACTGATCAAACATGCAGCTCATTTCTGGAAGCAGCGCAAAGAGAGACGAAATCCAGTCAAACGTGGCACTTGTGAGGAAGAGTTTTATGCTTTTCCAAAactgaaaaggcaaatatatCTTCATCAAAATAATTTTGATACTTTAACCAAAAGTGAGGTTATTCCATCAAGTAACAGTGAACCAGGAAAGGAGTTGCAAAATTTTGGCTGTgccacacaaaataaaaaaattcaaatttggtGTAAAGCTGATTACAACTGCATTTTATGCAAGCAGGTATTTGGAAGAAAAGAGGGGCTTTTCAGTCATTGGCAGAATCATCATAATTGTGAAGACCCCTCTGTTCTTTGGACTATTTTTAATTCATTCTCCAAAGAGGGAGTTATTGAACTTTCTAATAACGCTGAAAAATGA
- the ZNF438 gene encoding zinc finger protein 438 isoform X3: MNKDKWKSSSGIIRNGKGFQNKSQFRTIAPKMVPKVITSGVVSCLPPVLPEQTNSISSASSKPLIMPTQNYTLMQVAGCEGTFSLVALPHITPALAAQRIQQSNVSPPENLKLPIPRYQSVKNKLLIDKKTIQTSSSSAHNKISSKVQTSTQTPAMTTSTGDLPDAHSTTDKLFIDKKTIQTSSSRTHNKIPSKVQISSQTPAMTTSTGDLPEVHSITDSSEQVILIDHGSTEITVGTLLSENNCVESGSPLLNKTETAEDSISGPSVIKECLSKPVNPSNPVKMSLHSMKSTVEATKGSLITSEKLKEKLVNSANSVTVLSPAIFGNEVQLTQSAPKGKLPILPYSRMKNAMFCKSKQNSNTVAASTPGRRPECEKIPPLVKTFNVSTRVYDKLLAISFAQISKQAPRENTFSPVTKLDVDNLKKLNGVASKRRGRKRRTPDDILAFQTKRRKCIINKFREGKERVKVESKGSRAESVKKYRSIRPKPVVMQALAPLTSAAIIETQTPDCIEQDIFLNDALPNKYLSCKQSGGTPAKQSDLCRNLFSAISKPWHKCHVCNYNFQFKHHLQDHMNTHTNRRPYSCRICLKAYVHSGSLSTHMKLHHNEGRLKKLVCCEFCAKVFGHARVYFGHLKEVHRVVISIEPSTGEQQLQDALKNRDINIKGAEETVERGNKCNFEDLFQSQAEVKLQIKCGRCQFTAQSFAEMKFHLLCFHGEELPGRIKEGILQGGKGAQEELIKHAAHFWKQRKERRNPVKRGTCEEEFYAFPKLKRQIYLHQNNFDTLTKSEVIPSSNSEPGKELQNFGCATQNKKIQIWCKADYNCILCKQVFGRKEGLFSHWQNHHNCEDPSVLWTIFNSFSKEGVIELSNNAEK; encoded by the exons ataaATGGAAATCCTCTTCTGGTAtaataagaaatggaaaaggttttcaGAATAAAAGTCAGTTTAGGACAATTGCACCAAAGATGGTACCTAAAGTTATAACATCAGGGGTGGTGTCTTGTCTTCCACCTGTTCTTCCTGAACAAACTAATTCTATTTCATCTGCAAGCTCTAAACCACTTATAATGCCAACACAAAACTATACTCTAATGCAAGTTGCTGGTTGTGAGGGAACTTTTTCTCTTGTAGCTTTACCACATATCAcccctgcactggcagcacaACGAATCCAACAATCAAATGTGTCCCCTCCTGAAAACCTCAAACTACCCATTCCTAGGTATCAAtctgtaaaaaataaattgttgatTGACAAAAAAACAATTCAAACCTCTTCTTCAAGTGCACATAACAAGATTTCCAGCAAGGTACAAACTTCAACACAGACACCAGCAATGACTACTTCAACTGGAGACCTTCCTGACGCTCATTCTACTACAGATAAGTTGTTCATTGACAAAAAAACAATTCAaacctcttcttcaaggacacaTAACAAGATTCCCAGCAAGGTACAAATTTCATCACAGACACCAGCAATGACTACTTCAACTGGAGACCTTCCTGAAGTTCATTCTATTACAGATTCATCTGAACAAGTTATTTTAATTGATCATGGTTCTACTGAAATTACAGTTGGTACTTTACTCAGTGAAAACAACTGTGTAGAATCTGGATCTcctttattaaacaaaacagaaacggCTGAAGATAGTATTTCGGGACCATCTGTCATTAAGGAATGTTTGTCCAAGCCAGTGAATCCAAGTAATCCTGTGAAAATGAGTCTACATTCCATGAAATCAACTGTTGAAGCCACAAAAGGCTCACTCATAACATCTGAGAAACTTAAAGAAAAACTGGTGAATTCTGCAAATTCTGTCACTGTCCTGTCACCGGCAATATTTGGCAATGAAGTTCAATTGACTCAGTCCGCACCAAAAGGAAAGCTTCCTATTTTGCCATATTCAAGAATGAAAAATGCAATGTTCTGTAAATCTAAACAAAATTCTAACACTGTGGCTGCATCTACTCCTGGGCGAAGACCTGAATGTGAAAAAATACCACCTTTGGTAAAAACCTTTAATGTTTCTACCAGAGTTTATGATAAACTGCTAGCAATATCTTTTGCACAAATCTCCAAACAAGCCCCCCGTGAAAATACCTTCAGTCCAGTCACTAAACTGGATGTTGATAATCTAAAGAAATTGAATGGTGTAGCCTCTAAGAGAAGAGGTAGAAAACGAAGAACCCCAGATGATATATTGGCATTTCAGACCAAAAGAAGAAAGTGCATCATTAATAAATTTAGAGAAGGTAAAGAGAGAGTAAAAGTTGAATCAAAAGGCAGTAGGGCTGAGTCAGTTAAAAAATACCGTAGTATCAGACCAAAACCTGTAGTTATGCAGGCtttagctccactgacttctgcGGCTATAATAGAGACTCAGACTCCTGACTGCATAGAACAAGACATTTTCTTAAATGATGCACttccaaataaatatttaagctGTAAGCAGAGTGGTGGCACTCCTGCTAAACAAAGTGATCTGTGTAGAAATTTATTTTCTGCTATATCTAAGCCGTGGCATAAGTGCCATGTCTGTAACTACAACTTTCAATTTAAACACCATCTTCAGGaccacatgaacacacacacaaatagacgGCCTTATAGCTGTCGAATTTGCCTGAAAGCATATGTTCATTCAGGAAGTCTAAGCACTCACATGAAGCTTCATCACAACGAAGGCAGACTCAAGAAACTTGTGTGTTGTGAGTTTTGTGCCAAAGTATTTGGCCATGCAAGAGTATACTTTGGCCATCTGAAGGAAGTACACAGGGTTGTTATCAGCATCGAGCCCTCCACAGGCGAACAACAACTGCAAGATGCTTTAAAGAATAGAGACATAAATATAAAAGGAGCAGAAGAAACAGTAGAGAG gGGAAATAAATGCAATTTTGAAGATTTATTTCAGAGTCAAGCAGAAGTCAAATTACAGATCAAATGTGGGAGATGCCAGTTTACTGCACAGTCTTTTGCTGAGATGAAGTTTCATTTGTTGTGTTTTCATGGCGAGGAGCTCCCAGGAAGAATAAAAGAAGGAATTTTACAGGGAGGCAAGGGAGCTCAGGAAGAACTGATCAAACATGCAGCTCATTTCTGGAAGCAGCGCAAAGAGAGACGAAATCCAGTCAAACGTGGCACTTGTGAGGAAGAGTTTTATGCTTTTCCAAAactgaaaaggcaaatatatCTTCATCAAAATAATTTTGATACTTTAACCAAAAGTGAGGTTATTCCATCAAGTAACAGTGAACCAGGAAAGGAGTTGCAAAATTTTGGCTGTgccacacaaaataaaaaaattcaaatttggtGTAAAGCTGATTACAACTGCATTTTATGCAAGCAGGTATTTGGAAGAAAAGAGGGGCTTTTCAGTCATTGGCAGAATCATCATAATTGTGAAGACCCCTCTGTTCTTTGGACTATTTTTAATTCATTCTCCAAAGAGGGAGTTATTGAACTTTCTAATAACGCTGAAAAATGA
- the ZNF438 gene encoding zinc finger protein 438 isoform X4 — protein sequence MVPKVITSGVVSCLPPVLPEQTNSISSASSKPLIMPTQNYTLMQVAGCEGTFSLVALPHITPALAAQRIQQSNVSPPENLKLPIPRYQSVKNKLLIDKKTIQTSSSSAHNKISSKVQTSTQTPAMTTSTGDLPDAHSTTDKLFIDKKTIQTSSSRTHNKIPSKVQISSQTPAMTTSTGDLPEVHSITDSSEQVILIDHGSTEITVGTLLSENNCVESGSPLLNKTETAEDSISGPSVIKECLSKPVNPSNPVKMSLHSMKSTVEATKGSLITSEKLKEKLVNSANSVTVLSPAIFGNEVQLTQSAPKGKLPILPYSRMKNAMFCKSKQNSNTVAASTPGRRPECEKIPPLVKTFNVSTRVYDKLLAISFAQISKQAPRENTFSPVTKLDVDNLKKLNGVASKRRGRKRRTPDDILAFQTKRRKCIINKFREGKERVKVESKGSRAESVKKYRSIRPKPVVMQALAPLTSAAIIETQTPDCIEQDIFLNDALPNKYLSCKQSGGTPAKQSDLCRNLFSAISKPWHKCHVCNYNFQFKHHLQDHMNTHTNRRPYSCRICLKAYVHSGSLSTHMKLHHNEGRLKKLVCCEFCAKVFGHARVYFGHLKEVHRVVISIEPSTGEQQLQDALKNRDINIKGAEETVERGNKCNFEDLFQSQAEVKLQIKCGRCQFTAQSFAEMKFHLLCFHGEELPGRIKEGILQGGKGAQEELIKHAAHFWKQRKERRNPVKRGTCEEEFYAFPKLKRQIYLHQNNFDTLTKSEVIPSSNSEPGKELQNFGCATQNKKIQIWCKADYNCILCKQVFGRKEGLFSHWQNHHNCEDPSVLWTIFNSFSKEGVIELSNNAEK from the exons ATGGTACCTAAAGTTATAACATCAGGGGTGGTGTCTTGTCTTCCACCTGTTCTTCCTGAACAAACTAATTCTATTTCATCTGCAAGCTCTAAACCACTTATAATGCCAACACAAAACTATACTCTAATGCAAGTTGCTGGTTGTGAGGGAACTTTTTCTCTTGTAGCTTTACCACATATCAcccctgcactggcagcacaACGAATCCAACAATCAAATGTGTCCCCTCCTGAAAACCTCAAACTACCCATTCCTAGGTATCAAtctgtaaaaaataaattgttgatTGACAAAAAAACAATTCAAACCTCTTCTTCAAGTGCACATAACAAGATTTCCAGCAAGGTACAAACTTCAACACAGACACCAGCAATGACTACTTCAACTGGAGACCTTCCTGACGCTCATTCTACTACAGATAAGTTGTTCATTGACAAAAAAACAATTCAaacctcttcttcaaggacacaTAACAAGATTCCCAGCAAGGTACAAATTTCATCACAGACACCAGCAATGACTACTTCAACTGGAGACCTTCCTGAAGTTCATTCTATTACAGATTCATCTGAACAAGTTATTTTAATTGATCATGGTTCTACTGAAATTACAGTTGGTACTTTACTCAGTGAAAACAACTGTGTAGAATCTGGATCTcctttattaaacaaaacagaaacggCTGAAGATAGTATTTCGGGACCATCTGTCATTAAGGAATGTTTGTCCAAGCCAGTGAATCCAAGTAATCCTGTGAAAATGAGTCTACATTCCATGAAATCAACTGTTGAAGCCACAAAAGGCTCACTCATAACATCTGAGAAACTTAAAGAAAAACTGGTGAATTCTGCAAATTCTGTCACTGTCCTGTCACCGGCAATATTTGGCAATGAAGTTCAATTGACTCAGTCCGCACCAAAAGGAAAGCTTCCTATTTTGCCATATTCAAGAATGAAAAATGCAATGTTCTGTAAATCTAAACAAAATTCTAACACTGTGGCTGCATCTACTCCTGGGCGAAGACCTGAATGTGAAAAAATACCACCTTTGGTAAAAACCTTTAATGTTTCTACCAGAGTTTATGATAAACTGCTAGCAATATCTTTTGCACAAATCTCCAAACAAGCCCCCCGTGAAAATACCTTCAGTCCAGTCACTAAACTGGATGTTGATAATCTAAAGAAATTGAATGGTGTAGCCTCTAAGAGAAGAGGTAGAAAACGAAGAACCCCAGATGATATATTGGCATTTCAGACCAAAAGAAGAAAGTGCATCATTAATAAATTTAGAGAAGGTAAAGAGAGAGTAAAAGTTGAATCAAAAGGCAGTAGGGCTGAGTCAGTTAAAAAATACCGTAGTATCAGACCAAAACCTGTAGTTATGCAGGCtttagctccactgacttctgcGGCTATAATAGAGACTCAGACTCCTGACTGCATAGAACAAGACATTTTCTTAAATGATGCACttccaaataaatatttaagctGTAAGCAGAGTGGTGGCACTCCTGCTAAACAAAGTGATCTGTGTAGAAATTTATTTTCTGCTATATCTAAGCCGTGGCATAAGTGCCATGTCTGTAACTACAACTTTCAATTTAAACACCATCTTCAGGaccacatgaacacacacacaaatagacgGCCTTATAGCTGTCGAATTTGCCTGAAAGCATATGTTCATTCAGGAAGTCTAAGCACTCACATGAAGCTTCATCACAACGAAGGCAGACTCAAGAAACTTGTGTGTTGTGAGTTTTGTGCCAAAGTATTTGGCCATGCAAGAGTATACTTTGGCCATCTGAAGGAAGTACACAGGGTTGTTATCAGCATCGAGCCCTCCACAGGCGAACAACAACTGCAAGATGCTTTAAAGAATAGAGACATAAATATAAAAGGAGCAGAAGAAACAGTAGAGAG gGGAAATAAATGCAATTTTGAAGATTTATTTCAGAGTCAAGCAGAAGTCAAATTACAGATCAAATGTGGGAGATGCCAGTTTACTGCACAGTCTTTTGCTGAGATGAAGTTTCATTTGTTGTGTTTTCATGGCGAGGAGCTCCCAGGAAGAATAAAAGAAGGAATTTTACAGGGAGGCAAGGGAGCTCAGGAAGAACTGATCAAACATGCAGCTCATTTCTGGAAGCAGCGCAAAGAGAGACGAAATCCAGTCAAACGTGGCACTTGTGAGGAAGAGTTTTATGCTTTTCCAAAactgaaaaggcaaatatatCTTCATCAAAATAATTTTGATACTTTAACCAAAAGTGAGGTTATTCCATCAAGTAACAGTGAACCAGGAAAGGAGTTGCAAAATTTTGGCTGTgccacacaaaataaaaaaattcaaatttggtGTAAAGCTGATTACAACTGCATTTTATGCAAGCAGGTATTTGGAAGAAAAGAGGGGCTTTTCAGTCATTGGCAGAATCATCATAATTGTGAAGACCCCTCTGTTCTTTGGACTATTTTTAATTCATTCTCCAAAGAGGGAGTTATTGAACTTTCTAATAACGCTGAAAAATGA